CAACGGTTGGGCCTGAACAACGAGCAGGGGCTGCAGCTGGCCATGCGCCAGACCATTCAGGGTACCGAAAGCCTGCTGGACAGCACCCTGGCCGACATCGAACAGCAGTTGCAGGCCTATATTGAGCGGGCCCGGCATACCGCACTGCTGGTGTTTCTACTGATGCTGCTCACCAGCACCACCGTGGCCGTGCTGATTGGCCGTTCCATTTTTCGTCCTATCGAACAGATCCGCGACGCGGTACTGCGCATTCATCACAGCCGGGATCTGGGGCTGCGCCTCGACACCGGCAGCCGGGATGAACTGGCCGACGTGGCCACCGCCCTCAACACCCTGCTCAGCGGGTTTCGCGAGGTGATCCAGCAGGTTAATCTGGCGGTACACACCATGAACCAGACCACCTCGCTGCTGTCGGCCAACGCGGCCGCCACCACCACCGACATAGAACGCCAGCACCAGGAGACCGAGCAGGTCGCCACCGCCGTCACCGAAATGGTCAGCACCATAGACGACATTGCCCGCAATACCGACAACACCGCCCTCAAGGCGGGCCAGGCCAACAGCAGTGCCGCCGAGGGCCAGCAGCAGGTGCAGGGCACCATCAGCCGCATTCGCCGCCTGGCCGGCCAGCTTGAAGACTCGGTAGGCAGCATTGAAGAGCTGTCGCGTCAGAGCGAAACCATTGGCAACGTCCTGCAGGTGATTCGGGATATTGCCGATCAGACCAACCTGCTGGCGCTCAATGCTGCCATCGAGGCGGCCCGGGCCGGCGAGCAGGGCCGGGGGTTTGCCGTGGTGGCCGATGAGGTGCGGGCCCTGGCCGCCCGTACTCAGGAAGCCACCCAGGAAATTGCCACCATCATCGGCTCGCTGCAGGGCAAGACCGACGCCATGGTGCAGATCATCTACCAAAGCCGGGAAGAAGGGCTGGAAAGCAGTCAGCAGGCCCAGCAGGCGGAAACCGTGCTGAACGAGATTACGCGGGAAGTGACCGAAATCTCGGACATGGCCACCCAGATCGCCGCCGCCATCGAACAACAGAGCAGCGTGGCCAACGAAATTGGCCGCAACGTGGTGGTGATTCGGGACATTACCGACAGCACGGTGCAGTCGGTGCGCGAAAATTCCCGCGCCAGCCAGGACATTGCCGAGCAGGCGCAAAACCTGCAACGGGTGGTGGCGGTGTTTCGTACCTGAGCCCCCCAGCACAGGCGGAGCAAGATACATACCGCACCGGCTCTCCTCCCCGCCTTCGTGACCACAGAAAAGCGAAGCTGGGTCAGCGGTCTGAAGGGCACACCAGTGCAGCACCGTTTTTCGGTCAGGCGGTCAGCCGGGTGCGCAGGAACGCCAGGGTACGCGACCAGGCCAGCTCCGCCGCCTCGGGGTGGTAACGGGGGGTGGAGTCATTGTGAAAGCCGTGCTGCGTGCCGGCATACTGGTGCATTTCAAACTCGATGCCGCCGGCCTGCAACGCCTCCCGGTAAGCGGGCCAGGCGCTGTTGACCCGTTCATCCTGCTCCGCCAGCTGAATGAGCAGCGCCCCCTTGATATCGGACACCCGGGACAGATCCGGCGGCAGGCCGTAGAAGGGCACGGCGGCACGCACCGACTCCGGCAGGCGGGCGGCCAGGGTATTGGCAACAAAGCCGCCGAAGCAAAAGCCAATCACCCCAATGCCCTGCCCCGGCTGATCCAGCAGGCGGGCGGCGGCGGTGAAATCGGCCAGGATGTTGTCGGTCTCCAGTTGCTGCTGCAGGGCCCGGCCATCGTCGTCGTTGCCCGGGTAACCGCCCAGCGATGCCAGGGCGTCGGGGGCAAAGGCCACGAAGCCGGCCTTGGCCAGGCGCCGGGCCACGTCCTCGATATAGGGGTTCAGGCCGCGGTTTTCGTGCACCACCAGCACCCGACCCAGCACCTCGCCGGTGGGCTCAACCCGGTAACCGCGCCCCTGGCCGTGGCCGTCGGGGGAGTCAAAAACGAGATAACGGGCGCGAATGGCCGGATCGGTAAAGGACACCTGCTGGGCCTGGGCATAATCGGGCATCAGGGCCTCAAACAGGGCGGTGGCGGTCAGACCGCCCACCGCCAGCCGGGCCAGCCCGCTCATGAACTGGCGCCTGTCTATCTGGCCGTGGGCGTAACGGTCGTACAGACCAAAGGCGGCGGAAGGAATGCGGGGAGAATTCGGCCTGGACATGATCGGGGCTCCTGGATGCAAAACAGCCCTCGAAGTATAGGCTCAGTCGTCCCGGTCGTCGTCTTCCCCTTCGTCCGTGAGCACCACCGGCGCCACCGCCGGCGCCAGCACCCCAACGGCCGCCAGCAGCTTGCGCCGGGGCTGCCAGTTGGCCACAAAGCCGAAGCGGTAGCGGTTTTCGCCCAGGGCAAAGCGCTCCTCGGCCTGGGTTGCCAGGGTCTGGTGTACCTGGGCCAGCTCCTGCTCACTCAGCTCAAGATCCAGGGTAAAGGCGATAATGGCACCGTCGTGGCCCGGCAGCTTGCCCTTGTTCACCGCCTTTACCCGCTCCCGCGGCAGGCTCACCGCCTGCCTGCTGTGACCGTTCACCAGATACAGCCGGTCGGCGTCGAACGCCAGGTTGATCAAGCGCTGCCGGCTCCAGCTGGCCGGCCACAGGCTGACCAGCAGCAGCACACCGCCAAACACCAGCCCCACATAGTGCATCAGCTCAAAACCCTGGCGACCATCGAGCAGCGACCAGATCACCGCCGTGAGGCTGGCCAGCAGCACCGCCCCCTGCGTGGCATAAAAACGAAAGGCGGGCGGTTGCAGCACATACTCAAGGGGCTGCTGCAAAAGCTGTGGCACGGTCAGGCGCTGCATGGTCATTATGGTGTTCCGGGCATGTCAAAAACCGCTACCCTAGCAAAAAACCGTCTGGGCATAAATAATGGTGCCATATGGGCTATAAACAGGCGTCTCTCATGGTCAATCCCGTTTTCATGCTGGTTGTGCTGGCCGCGGCCTTACCCCTTGCCGCACGTGGTGAAGCCGTTGGCGGTTACGCCGCCGGCTGCCAGACCGGGGCGCAGGCCCTGCCCTTGTCCGGGCCCGGCTACCGGGTGGTGCGCCCGGAGCGCCGGCGCCATTACGGCCAGCCCGAGCTGGTCGACTATTTACAACACCTCGGGCAAAGAGCCCGACAGGCCGGCCTGCCGCCCATGCTGGTGGCCGACATGGCCAGACGCCACGGCGGCCCCTTTGCCCATGGCCACCGCAGTCACCAGACCGGACTCGATGCCGATATCTGGCTGCGCCCGGGCCGGGACGGCACGCCGGACGAAGAGCTGGATATGGTGGATCACCGGCTCTATATCCTTAATCGTCATTTTGGCGACGACCAGCGCCAGCTCATTGCCCTGGCGGCCCAGGACGAACGCGTGAGCCGCATTTTTGTGCACCCTCTGATCAAACAGGCCATGTGCCGCACCTATGGCCACGCCCCCTGGCTGGGCCGGTTGCGGCCCTGGTTTGGCCATTCCGGGCATTTTCATGTGCGCCTGCACTGCCCCCCGGAGCACGCCCGCTGTGAGCCGCAGCAGGCGGTTGCGCCCGGCACCGGCTGCGGCCGGGAGCTGGCCAGCTGGATTAACGATAAAAGCGGCGCCCTTGCCCCCGGCCCGCGCACGCCGTGGCGGCCGCTGCTGCCCGCCGCCTGCCGGGCGTTGCTCAATCATGAGGAGCCGGATTGATGAACACCTCCAAACCCTATGTGCTGGCGCTGGATCAAGGCACTACCTCGTCGCGCAGCATTTTGTTCGACCGCCAGGCGCAAGTGGTGGCCATGGCCCAGCGGGAATTAACCCAGCATTACCCCCAGCCCGGCTGGGTGGAGCACGACGCCACCGAAATCTGGGCCACCCAGCGCGCCACCCTCACCGAGGTGCTGGCCAAAAGCGGCGTGCGCCCCGAACAGATCAGCGGCATTGGCATTACCAACCAGCGGGAAACCACAGTGGTGTGGAACAAACACACCGGTCTGCCCATTCATCACGCCATTGTGTGGCAGTGCCGGCGCACCGCCCCCCTGTGCGAGCAGCTGAAAACCCAGGGCCTGGAAGCAGAAATCCGCTCCCGCACCGGCCTGGTGCCCGACGCCTATTTCTCGGGCACCAAACTGCGCTGGCTGCTGGACAACGTGCCCGGCGCCAGGGCGCAGGCCGAGGCCGGGGAGCTGCTGTTTGGCACCATGGACACCTGGCTGGTGTGGAAACTGACCGAGGGCCGGGTGCATGTAACCGATTACACCAATGCCTCGCGCACCCTGTTGTTCAACATCAACAGCCTGGAGTGGGATTCACTGCTGCTGAAAGAACTCGATATTCCCGCCGCCATGCTGCCCGAGGTGAAGCCGTCCTGCGCCCGGTATGGCCATACCAACCTGGGAGTGCCGGTGCCCATTGCCGGCATGGCCGGGGACCAGCAGGCGGCGCTGTTCGGCCAGCTGTGCTTTCACAAGGGCATGGTGAAAAACACCTATGGCACCGGCTGCTTTATGTTGATGAACACCGGCCGGCAGAAGGTGGAGTCGAGCCATGGCCTGCTCACCACCCTGGCGGTGGGCGCCGATGGCGGCGTGAACTATGCGCTGGAAGGATCCGTGTTCATGGGCGGTGCCGTTATTCAGTGGCTCAGAGACGAGCTGGGGCTGATTGCCCGCGCCGCCGACAGCGAAGCCTGCGCCCGCCAGGTTAGAGATACCCACGGCGTCTATCTGGTGCCCGCCTTTACCGGCCTGGGCGCCCCCTACTGGGATCCCTACGCCCGGGGCACCCTGGTGGGGCTGACAAGGGGGACCAATAAAAACCACATCGTGCGCGCGGCGCTGGAGGCCATTGCCTTTCAGAGCCGGGATCTGCTCGACGCCATGCAGCAGGATGCGGGCCTCAGACTGGCGGCACTCAAGGTGGACGGCGGCGCCGCCGCCAACGACTTTTTAATGCAGTTTCAGGCCGACATTAGCCACGGCCGGGTGATACGGCCGGCGCTGCTTGAAACCACCGCCCTGGGGGCGGCCTTTCTGGCGGGGCTGGCCACCGGGCTGTGGCAGAACACCGACGAGCTGGCCCGCTGCGTGATGACAGACCGGGAGTTCACCCCGCACATGAACAACCGGGAGCGCGAGCAGCATTACCGGGGCTGGCAAAAAGCGGTGGCCCGTGCCCGGCACTGGGTGGAGCCCTCATGACCGAGCCGGTGGATGTGCTGGTGATCGGCGGCGGCATCAACGGCACCGGCATCGCCCTCGACGCCGCCGGACGTGGGCTGTCGGTTACGCTGTGCGACATGCACGATCTGGCCTCGGCCACCTCGTCGGCCAGCAGCAAGCTCATTCACGGCGGCCTGCGCTACCTGGAGCAGCTGGAATTCCGGCTGGTGCACGAAGCCCTGGCCGAGCGGGAGATTCTGCTGCAGGCCGCGCCGCACATCATCTGGCCACTGCGCTTTCGCCTGCCCCACCAGCCACAGCTGCGTCCCGCCTGGATGATCCGGCTGGGACTGTGGCTGTATGATCACCTGGCCCGCCGGGACCGGCTGCCAGGCTCAGAAAGCCTGCGGCTGAACGACCACGGCCCGCTGCAAAGCCGCTTTACTCGGGCCTTTGAGTATTCCGATGCCTGGGTGGATGACGCCCGCCTAGTGGTGCTGTGTGCCCTGGCGGCCAAAGAGCGCGGCGCCGTTATTCTGCCCCGCTTCCGTTGCACGCGGGCAAGCCGCGAGCGGGGCCTGTGGAAGGTACAACTGGAACACAAAGACGGCGGCATTCAAACCCGCTGGGCCCGAACACTGGTGAACGCCACCGGTCCCTGGGCCAGTTCATTGTTTGACACCGTGCTGCCGGCAGCGGCACCGGCCAGCCTGCGGCTGGTCAAGGGCAGCCATGTGGTGGTGCCGCGACTGCACGGCGGAAACGAAGCCTATATTCTGCAACACCGGGATGGCCGCATCGTGTTCGTGCTGCCCTATGAGCAGGATTATTCCCTGATTGGCACCACGGATGTGGATTATCACGGCGAGCCCGCAAAGGCCGGCGCCAGCGCCGAGGAAGTGGATTATCTGTGTGCCGTGGTTAACGCCCATTTTCGCCGGCAGATCAGCCCGGCCGAGGTGGTTTACCGTTATGCCGGAGTACGCCCGCTGATGGCCGAAGGCCATGGCCGGGCCCAGCGCGCCTCCCGCGACTACCGGCTATGGCTGAACACCTCCACCGGCCAGGCACCGCTGTTGTCGGTATTTGGCGGCAAGATCACCACCTTTCGTGCCCTGGCGGAAGACGCCGTGAACCGCCTGACCAGGTACCTGCCCCACGCCAGCGGCCCCTGGACCCGGCAGCTGGTGCTGCCCGGCGGCGATTTCGGTACCCAGGCCGGGCTGGCGGCCGAGCTCGCTGAGGAATATCCCTGGTTGCCCGAGCCCCTTGCTCGCCGTTATGTGCGCAGCTATGGCACCCGCTGCCGGCGCTTTTTGCAGGAAGCCGGCACGCTCGAAAACATGGGTGAACACCTGGGCGCCGGCCTTTATGCTGCCGAGCTCGAATATCTGATGCAGGAAGAATGGGCCCGCAGTGCCGACGACGTGCTGTGGCGGCGCAGCAAACTGGGGCTGCGGCTCACCCCCGAGCAGCGGCAGCAAGTGAAGGAATATATGGCGACGACGTTGAACGTGAGCCGTGTCCCCCGCTAAAGACGGGGGGCCGGGGCACAACGCTCCTTCCCCTCGCCGGCACAGAAGCAGGGTAACCGCCGCCAGCCTATTAATTCAGCACTTCGCCTTCCGGTCTGCCGGCGGCCAGATCCAGCAGGGGCCAGATCTCATCTACCGGCATGGGTTTGTAGTAGTAATAGCCCTGCACCCTGAGCGGACCAAAGTCTTTCAGCAAAGCCAGCTGCTCCGCCTGCTCCACCCCTTCCACCACCAGGCTGAGAGACAGCTGCCGGGCCAGCGCCATGATGGTGCACAGCAGGATCTGCGCCCGTTCATGCTCACAGGCTTCCACCATGAAACTGCGGTCGATCTTGAGCTCGTCCAGCGGAAAGCGATGCAGGCACGACAAAGCCGAATAACCGGTGCCAAAATCGTCCAGCGACAGCGCAAAACCGCACTCCCGCAGCTGTTGCAGCATGTTCACACCGGCCTCTATCTGCTCCATCATGGTGGACTCGGTCACTTCCAGCCGCAGTTGCCGGGGGCGCAGACCGTAGGCGCTGACGGTGCTCATCAGCCAGTCACCGAAGTCGGGCTGACTGAACTGCTGCGCTCCCAGATTCACCGAGACCACCGGCGGCGCCAGCCCCCGTCTTTGCCAGGCAGACACCTGGGCACACACCTGCTCAATGACCCAGCGATCCAGCCGCACCGACAGGCCACTTTGCTCGGCCACCGGAATAAACTCCACCGGCGACAGTCTCCCCAGACGGGGATGGGTCCAGCGCAGCAGGGCCTCCAGCCCCACAATGGTTTCGTCACTGGAGCACACCTGGGGCTGATAATGCAGGCTGATGCCCTGGGCCTCACCGGTGCTGAGCATGTGGCTGAGGCTGTGCTCAATAATCAGCTCGCGATGGTGCAGCTCGTGCTGGCGCTGATCCACAAACTGAAAGCGGTTGCGCCCTTCCCGCTTGGCCATGGCGTGAGCATATTCCGCCGCCTGCAGCAGATTTTCGGGCTCTCGTGCATCCCGCGGATACACGGCAATGCCGATGCTGGGTTGCAGGCAAACGATGTTTTTATCCGCCAGCACCATGGGCTGGGCCAGCAAATTCAGCAGCTTGTCGGCCAGTTGCGCCATGGTGGCGTCTTCCGCCTTGCTGTGGCGCAGCACCGCGAAGACATCCCCCTGCAGCCGCACCAGGGTGTCGGCCTCGTCCACCGCCGCCTGCAACGTGCGCGCCTGCTGGCGCAGCACATCGTCGCCCCAGGTCATGCCAAGCTGTTCGTTAACCGGCTTGAGACGGCCGATATCAAGCACCATCAGGCCCACGCGAATCTTGTTACGCTGAGCCTCGGCCAGGGCCTGCTCGAGCCGGGTAGCCAGCAACTGGCGATTGCCCAGCTGGGTGAGCGGATCCTTGAAGGTAAAGGGTGTGCGGTCCTGCTCAAGGCTGCGCTGGCCGCTGAGATCGTGGCCAATGGCCACCCTGTGGGTGACTTCGCCCCGTGCATTGGTAAGGCTGTTGATGCTGAGCCACTGCAGGTACACCTCACCGGATTTACGACGATTCCATACCTGACCGCTCCAGCTGCCATGTTGCAGCAATTGCTGCCACATTTGCCGGTAAAAG
The Oceanimonas pelagia genome window above contains:
- the glpD gene encoding glycerol-3-phosphate dehydrogenase, coding for MTEPVDVLVIGGGINGTGIALDAAGRGLSVTLCDMHDLASATSSASSKLIHGGLRYLEQLEFRLVHEALAEREILLQAAPHIIWPLRFRLPHQPQLRPAWMIRLGLWLYDHLARRDRLPGSESLRLNDHGPLQSRFTRAFEYSDAWVDDARLVVLCALAAKERGAVILPRFRCTRASRERGLWKVQLEHKDGGIQTRWARTLVNATGPWASSLFDTVLPAAAPASLRLVKGSHVVVPRLHGGNEAYILQHRDGRIVFVLPYEQDYSLIGTTDVDYHGEPAKAGASAEEVDYLCAVVNAHFRRQISPAEVVYRYAGVRPLMAEGHGRAQRASRDYRLWLNTSTGQAPLLSVFGGKITTFRALAEDAVNRLTRYLPHASGPWTRQLVLPGGDFGTQAGLAAELAEEYPWLPEPLARRYVRSYGTRCRRFLQEAGTLENMGEHLGAGLYAAELEYLMQEEWARSADDVLWRRSKLGLRLTPEQRQQVKEYMATTLNVSRVPR
- the glpK gene encoding glycerol kinase GlpK; its protein translation is MNTSKPYVLALDQGTTSSRSILFDRQAQVVAMAQRELTQHYPQPGWVEHDATEIWATQRATLTEVLAKSGVRPEQISGIGITNQRETTVVWNKHTGLPIHHAIVWQCRRTAPLCEQLKTQGLEAEIRSRTGLVPDAYFSGTKLRWLLDNVPGARAQAEAGELLFGTMDTWLVWKLTEGRVHVTDYTNASRTLLFNINSLEWDSLLLKELDIPAAMLPEVKPSCARYGHTNLGVPVPIAGMAGDQQAALFGQLCFHKGMVKNTYGTGCFMLMNTGRQKVESSHGLLTTLAVGADGGVNYALEGSVFMGGAVIQWLRDELGLIARAADSEACARQVRDTHGVYLVPAFTGLGAPYWDPYARGTLVGLTRGTNKNHIVRAALEAIAFQSRDLLDAMQQDAGLRLAALKVDGGAAANDFLMQFQADISHGRVIRPALLETTALGAAFLAGLATGLWQNTDELARCVMTDREFTPHMNNREREQHYRGWQKAVARARHWVEPS
- a CDS encoding putative bifunctional diguanylate cyclase/phosphodiesterase, which codes for MREEQSTSVVVPGMDAFTLEHNLKFKRQLLQHVFDNALESIIVTNANGIIERVNPAFTQITGYSAEEVLGKTPRLMQSARHDPDFYRQMWQQLLQHGSWSGQVWNRRKSGEVYLQWLSINSLTNARGEVTHRVAIGHDLSGQRSLEQDRTPFTFKDPLTQLGNRQLLATRLEQALAEAQRNKIRVGLMVLDIGRLKPVNEQLGMTWGDDVLRQQARTLQAAVDEADTLVRLQGDVFAVLRHSKAEDATMAQLADKLLNLLAQPMVLADKNIVCLQPSIGIAVYPRDAREPENLLQAAEYAHAMAKREGRNRFQFVDQRQHELHHRELIIEHSLSHMLSTGEAQGISLHYQPQVCSSDETIVGLEALLRWTHPRLGRLSPVEFIPVAEQSGLSVRLDRWVIEQVCAQVSAWQRRGLAPPVVSVNLGAQQFSQPDFGDWLMSTVSAYGLRPRQLRLEVTESTMMEQIEAGVNMLQQLRECGFALSLDDFGTGYSALSCLHRFPLDELKIDRSFMVEACEHERAQILLCTIMALARQLSLSLVVEGVEQAEQLALLKDFGPLRVQGYYYYKPMPVDEIWPLLDLAAGRPEGEVLN
- a CDS encoding penicillin-insensitive murein endopeptidase — translated: MVNPVFMLVVLAAALPLAARGEAVGGYAAGCQTGAQALPLSGPGYRVVRPERRRHYGQPELVDYLQHLGQRARQAGLPPMLVADMARRHGGPFAHGHRSHQTGLDADIWLRPGRDGTPDEELDMVDHRLYILNRHFGDDQRQLIALAAQDERVSRIFVHPLIKQAMCRTYGHAPWLGRLRPWFGHSGHFHVRLHCPPEHARCEPQQAVAPGTGCGRELASWINDKSGALAPGPRTPWRPLLPAACRALLNHEEPD
- a CDS encoding dienelactone hydrolase family protein, with protein sequence MSRPNSPRIPSAAFGLYDRYAHGQIDRRQFMSGLARLAVGGLTATALFEALMPDYAQAQQVSFTDPAIRARYLVFDSPDGHGQGRGYRVEPTGEVLGRVLVVHENRGLNPYIEDVARRLAKAGFVAFAPDALASLGGYPGNDDDGRALQQQLETDNILADFTAAARLLDQPGQGIGVIGFCFGGFVANTLAARLPESVRAAVPFYGLPPDLSRVSDIKGALLIQLAEQDERVNSAWPAYREALQAGGIEFEMHQYAGTQHGFHNDSTPRYHPEAAELAWSRTLAFLRTRLTA
- a CDS encoding methyl-accepting chemotaxis protein — translated: MKIKHKLALNTLVVMVAMGILFTLFIHTLNTIKTLNHGKVLAMTLGNDMLSLRREEKDFMARKDLTYLSQFQQQLAQTRDHLSELRTLLAQQQLPLDALALLDQRFGQYGQDFEALVAAYRTLGLDHESGLEGELRRAVHQVEAELNRYGADPILVTLLQLRRAEKDFMLRHDARYVDKFNALHQQLLTQLDVLGLPHTEAASYRQRFLAYAEGLQRLGLNNEQGLQLAMRQTIQGTESLLDSTLADIEQQLQAYIERARHTALLVFLLMLLTSTTVAVLIGRSIFRPIEQIRDAVLRIHHSRDLGLRLDTGSRDELADVATALNTLLSGFREVIQQVNLAVHTMNQTTSLLSANAAATTTDIERQHQETEQVATAVTEMVSTIDDIARNTDNTALKAGQANSSAAEGQQQVQGTISRIRRLAGQLEDSVGSIEELSRQSETIGNVLQVIRDIADQTNLLALNAAIEAARAGEQGRGFAVVADEVRALAARTQEATQEIATIIGSLQGKTDAMVQIIYQSREEGLESSQQAQQAETVLNEITREVTEISDMATQIAAAIEQQSSVANEIGRNVVVIRDITDSTVQSVRENSRASQDIAEQAQNLQRVVAVFRT